The genomic DNA CGCTATATATGCCTTCTACGAATCCCGAAAACATCCCGCTGTAATACTGGTGGCGCGAAGGAGAGATGAGGATCCATCGGTCGGCCGTTTTTTCCTTGGACCGTTCCAGGAGGCAATGGAGGTGACTGTGACCGCCTCCTGCTAGAATGACGGTCTTCATTTCCGATCCTCCCATTCTTCCCTGGTGATGCCCATTCGGATCGAGTCGTAATACACGCCTTCATGATAGCGGCATTTCCTCATCCTGCCCTCGAGGATCATGCCGATTTTCTCGGCGGTACGCATCATGCGTTCATTACCCGACCAGGTGGTGATGCCCACCCTGCCGATGTCTTTGGTGGCAAAAAGGTGCTCCACCCACTGGGCGAGTGCGTCCGTACCATACCCGCCGTTCCAGTAGCGCGGATCGTAAATGCCGATTCCGGCCTCCAGCCACCTTGTCGGTTCATATTCCCAGTAAAAGCTCACTGTCCCGATGATGACCCCGTCACATTCAATGATGCGCTGATGCTCGAGGAATCGGTCCGGATCTGCAACATAGGAAGCTTCGTACTCGTCCAATGACATGTTGACATGAGGGAAATAGGGAGCGTCCCATTTTTTCCACTCGGGGGAGGGGTCGCGGTATAACAGGTTCCATAAGGCGGGTAGATCTTCTTTTTCAATCGGGCGAAGCTGTGTTTTCACATCGTTTCCTCCAGTCTCTTTCTTGATGACTTCCATTATACCGAAGTTCCGGAAGATGGGGTGAAGATAAAAAACAGGATGGCCCGGCTTGGCCATCCTGTGTCTTCCAATCTATGAAACGGGTTGTTTTTTACCTGTAAGACGATCTGCGATGGACGCAATCGCCCCGTCGCCTGTAACGTTACAAGCTGTACCGAAGCTGTCCTGTGCCAGGTAGAGGGCGATCATCAGGGATGTCATGGTCGGGCTGAAGCCGAGCATGGTCTCGAGCAGTCCGAGGGAAGCCATGACGGCTCCGCCGGGCACTCCGGGTGCAGCGATCATCGTAATCCCGAGCATGAGGATGAACGGGAAGATCTGTGTGAACTCCAGTGCTTGTCCCTGGATGAACATCACGGCCATGGAACAACTCACAAGGGTGATGGTGCTCCCTGAGAGATGGATCGTGGCAAGGAGAGGGATCGAGAAGTCCGCGATTCCTCCCCGCGTACCGTTCAGCTTCGTCCTCTCAAGCGTCACAGGGATGGTGGAGGCAGAAGACTGGGTGCCGAGGGCCGTGAAATAGGCGGGCATCATCGTCTTGATCATGGAAAACGGATTCTTTTTCCGGAGGGTTCCGGCTGCTGTGTACTGTACCAGAAGAAAGAATAAATGCAGGATGATGATCATGATGAAGACTTTGGCAAAAACAGAGATAATCGATGTCACCTGACCGCCCTGGGTCATATTGGCAAAGATCCCGAGGATATGGATCGGGAGGAGCGGGATGATGATTTTTTCGATGAGCTTCTCGATAATGTTCTTGAACTCTTCCAAGCCTTTTTGAAGCACATCCCCTTTGATGGCCGCCATTCCGACTCCAAGTGTGAAGGCGATAAGGAGAGCGGTCATCACGCCCATGACAGGCGGCATTTCCACGGTGAAGAATCCTTTGAGCAGCGCTTCTTCGGGGTTTTCAAACGATTTGGAGCTTTGATTGACAAGCAGGGATGGGTACAGGGATTTCGCCGCAATGAACGCCACCAGGCCAGCCAGGATGGTAGAACCGTATGCGAGGGCCGTTGTCAGGCCAAGGAGTTTGCCCGCCCCTTTCCCCATGGAACCGATTCCCGGTGCGATGAATCCGATGATGATGAGCGGGATGGCAAATCCAAGAAAGTTCCCGAATAGTTCATTGAATGTAACGAAAATCTTGATGAACCAATGAGGGGCGAACATCCCGACAATGATTCCTAGTACGATCCCCAGAATGATACGTGGTAACAATCCAAGTCTTTTCATCTTCCTGTCCTCCTTGAGTGTACAAATGTTTATGTTAGATGGATTATACAATGACGGGATCGATTGTTTAATAGGTTTTATAATAGGCGGAATGTTAAGTGTATTCTGATAACGTCGCGAATGTTTAGTCGCAGGACTAGTTTGACATGGCATACATATAACAAAGGAGCGCAGGCGGAAGATAAATTGCATTTTCCATATGAATCATTCTTTCTCTTTCCTTTGAACATGATAAAATAGAAATATCTATTGTTATATTGGAGGTCACTCAAAAAATGAAAACCAAGCTTTGTTTATTATACGGCGGAAAATCCGCGGAACATCAGG from Rossellomorea marisflavi includes the following:
- a CDS encoding GNAT family N-acetyltransferase; the protein is MEVIKKETGGNDVKTQLRPIEKEDLPALWNLLYRDPSPEWKKWDAPYFPHVNMSLDEYEASYVADPDRFLEHQRIIECDGVIIGTVSFYWEYEPTRWLEAGIGIYDPRYWNGGYGTDALAQWVEHLFATKDIGRVGITTWSGNERMMRTAEKIGMILEGRMRKCRYHEGVYYDSIRMGITREEWEDRK
- a CDS encoding dicarboxylate/amino acid:cation symporter, giving the protein MKRLGLLPRIILGIVLGIIVGMFAPHWFIKIFVTFNELFGNFLGFAIPLIIIGFIAPGIGSMGKGAGKLLGLTTALAYGSTILAGLVAFIAAKSLYPSLLVNQSSKSFENPEEALLKGFFTVEMPPVMGVMTALLIAFTLGVGMAAIKGDVLQKGLEEFKNIIEKLIEKIIIPLLPIHILGIFANMTQGGQVTSIISVFAKVFIMIIILHLFFLLVQYTAAGTLRKKNPFSMIKTMMPAYFTALGTQSSASTIPVTLERTKLNGTRGGIADFSIPLLATIHLSGSTITLVSCSMAVMFIQGQALEFTQIFPFILMLGITMIAAPGVPGGAVMASLGLLETMLGFSPTMTSLMIALYLAQDSFGTACNVTGDGAIASIADRLTGKKQPVS